The Odocoileus virginianus isolate 20LAN1187 ecotype Illinois chromosome 24, Ovbor_1.2, whole genome shotgun sequence nucleotide sequence GAAAGTTTCTCATTTACCTAAATCCACTGATGGATGTgtgtgggggaggcagagatCCAGGACACCCAAAACTTTAATGTATGCATTCCACATACTTGGTGGCTTCTAGGGTCACCCTGAGTGTTAGATGCAGAAAGAGTACAGAGAAAGTTGAGGTGTGTTTTAAATAAACCAGgcctagaaatattttatatcacttcTGCTCATTCCATTGGCCAAAATTAGCCTAACTGCCCTAGACTAGTGCTAGGAAATGTCCCAGATGGACAACTATTTCCCACAACTTCATTCTGTGGAAGGAAGCACAAACCTTTGATGAGCCACATCCGATACCAGTGCACTGTAAGAATACATCCTCCTTTATTTAAGCTTTAGAAGGctggttcttctctttctgctgttTTTCTACTGGTCTTTTGTCAAAGATACATTGTTTAAGTGTGGAAaactatggcaacccactccagtattcttacctgggaaatcccatggacagaggagcctgacctgcTATAGTCCCTAAAGTaacacaaaagagtcagacacaacatagcaactggacaataaagaaagaagaaataagaaaatggacACTTGTGGTGTATACACTAGTCCAGATACACCGATGAAGAGCCTTTAAAGGATGCATATCTTTGACCCAGTGATACTTCTAAGGACATTTCCTAAAGAAATTAGTGAATAACTGCTCACACTGTATGTacaaggatatatatataatagtgacACACTGTAAGCAACCAAGATGCCTAACAAGAGACCTGTTTAAATAACACTGCCTCCATATAATGGAATGATTTATAGGTGTTAAAATAATTGCATGGATACCTATAAACATATGTCCATATCTTATGATAAAAAATGACTCCTAAATAGtatgtgaaattttttaaaacaaattgattACTTATAGCAAGAAGGCTGGAGGACATCTGCTAAAATGTTTACAGTATTTATCTCTGGTGGGTGTGACTGGctgttttttactttcttcttttacacCTTTATGTAATGTCCCAATGTTTTACCGCTAGAAAAAAGTGAAGCTATTTTCAGtttgaaacaaacaacaaatgtaAAGAGGATTGGGGTTTAGGCGACGGAAAGCAAGTGTGTGAGACCCCGCCTCCAGGACCCTGGCTGTCACCGGACACTCAAGTGGCTATCAGGAGCACTTTTCTCTGTTGAAGTGACTGGCTTTTGTCACGCAACCCCCAGGTTATAATGAGAGGAGAAGACAGGCCTCAGAGCAGATGCACCAGCCCCAAGGTTGGCGGGCTGCGGCTTGCCATGGGAAACACCATCAGGGCCTTCGTGGCCTTCATCCCTGCTGACCGCTGCCAGAACTACGTGGCCAGAGACCTCCGGGAGATGCCACTGGACAGGATGGTGGACCTGAGTGGGAACCAGCTACGCCGCTTCCCTGCGCACGTGTGCTCCTTCCAGGAGCTGGTCAAGCTCTACCTGAGCGACAACCGCCTCAATAGCCTGCCTCCAGAGCTGGGGCAGCTCCAGAACCTGCAGATTCTGGCCCTGGACTTCAACAACTTCAAGGCGCTGCCCCAGGTGGTGTGTACCTTGAAACAGCTCTGCATCCTCTACCTGGGCAACAACAAACTCTGTGATCTCCCCAGGGAGCTGAGCCTGCTCCAGAATCTCCGGACCCTGTGGGTCGAGGCCAATTATCTCACCAAGTTGCCGGAGGTGGTCTGTGAGCTGAGTCTCCTTAAGACGCTGCACGCTGGCTCCAACGCCCTGCGTCTGCTGCCAGGCCGGCTCCAGCGCCTCCGGGAGCTGAGGACCATCTGGCTCTCGGGTAACCTGCTGACAGACTTCCCCTCTGTGCTGCTTCACATGCCTTTCCTGGAGGTAATCGACGTGGACCGGAACAGCATCCGCTCCTTCCCCAGCCTGGCCCACCTCTCCAGCCTGAAGCTGGTAATCTATGACCACAATCCTTGCAGGAACGCACCCAAGGTGGCCAAAGGGGTGCGTCGAGTAGGAAGATGGGCAGAGGAGACCCCAGAGCCTGACCCTAGAAAAGCCAGACGCTATGCGTTGGCCAGGGAGGAAAGCCAGGAGGCGCAGCTacctgccctgcctcctccacttcctcctaCCAGCTCCTGAGAAGCTTCAGTGGCAGGTCAAAGCCAAGGA carries:
- the LRRC10 gene encoding leucine-rich repeat-containing protein 10; amino-acid sequence: MGNTIRAFVAFIPADRCQNYVARDLREMPLDRMVDLSGNQLRRFPAHVCSFQELVKLYLSDNRLNSLPPELGQLQNLQILALDFNNFKALPQVVCTLKQLCILYLGNNKLCDLPRELSLLQNLRTLWVEANYLTKLPEVVCELSLLKTLHAGSNALRLLPGRLQRLRELRTIWLSGNLLTDFPSVLLHMPFLEVIDVDRNSIRSFPSLAHLSSLKLVIYDHNPCRNAPKVAKGVRRVGRWAEETPEPDPRKARRYALAREESQEAQLPALPPPLPPTSS